The window CAGGGCACCCTCGTAGAGCCGCCGGCCGAGAGAGCTGCCCGGCTCCGCCGCCAGCAGATTGCGGCGCCGATGGGTCAGACGCTGGCCGTACTCGAGCCAGCGCAGCTCTTCCAGAGGACTGACCGAGACGTGGCTGTCCGAACCGATCCCGAAGCGGCCTCCCGCGTCCAGGAAGGCCCCGGCGGGAAACAGGCCGTCGGCCAGGTTGGCCTCGGTGGTCGGGCAAAGGCCGGCGACGGCGCCGCAGCGGGCCAGGGCCTCGACCTCCGCCTCATCGATATGGGTCGCGTGGACCAGGCACCAGCTCGAGCCGACCGGACATTCGTCCAGCAGCCAAGCGACCGGGCGGCGCCCCGACCAGGCGAGGCATTCCTCGACTTCCCTGGTCTGCTCGGCGACGTGGATGTGGACCGGCACCCGGGCCGCCTCGGCACCCAGGCCCGCCAGGACGGCGCGAAGCGTTTCGGGGGTGACCGCCCGCAGGGAGTGCGGGGCGATGCCGACGGCAATCTGCGGGTCGGAGCCCGCGGTCTCTCTAACCTCCTCAACAAGAGCCAGGAAACGTTGGGGATCGTTGAGAAATCGCCGTTGACCCCGACCGGCGGCAGCGCCGCCGAAGCCGCCGTAACCGTAGAGCACGGGCAGGTGCGTGAGGCCGATCCCAGTCTGCCGGGCGGCTGCCAGGACTCGGTGCGACAGCTCCGCCAGATTGTCGTAGGGCCCGCCGTCGGGCCGGTGATGCAGATAGTGGAACTCGCCGACCGCGGTGTA is drawn from Kiloniellales bacterium and contains these coding sequences:
- a CDS encoding formimidoylglutamate deiminase, with protein sequence MSQRAYHADLALLPEGWRRDVRLTVDSDGFFLGVAPADTPGEASRLAGPVVPGMPNLHSHAFQRAMAGLTERAGPGEDSFWTWRDVMYRFVERLGPEHVGAIAAQLYVEMLKAGYTAVGEFHYLHHRPDGGPYDNLAELSHRVLAAARQTGIGLTHLPVLYGYGGFGGAAAGRGQRRFLNDPQRFLALVEEVRETAGSDPQIAVGIAPHSLRAVTPETLRAVLAGLGAEAARVPVHIHVAEQTREVEECLAWSGRRPVAWLLDECPVGSSWCLVHATHIDEAEVEALARCGAVAGLCPTTEANLADGLFPAGAFLDAGGRFGIGSDSHVSVSPLEELRWLEYGQRLTHRRRNLLAAEPGSSLGRRLYEGALAGGAQALGRPIGRLQEGSRADLLVLDPDCPSLVGHGPKTLLDALVFAGNHNPVKDVMVGGRWVVRDGRHDAEDAVLAAYRRATDQLGGA